The Mauremys mutica isolate MM-2020 ecotype Southern chromosome 1, ASM2049712v1, whole genome shotgun sequence genome has a segment encoding these proteins:
- the LOC123350874 gene encoding olfactory receptor 52N2-like, with product MSDSNTTNFTNPSTFILLGIPGLEAAHIWISIPFCAMYIIAILGNFTILFTVKMEPKLQVPMYYFLCMLAVTDLVLSTSILPKTLNIFWFNSREIDFNACFTQMYFIHFFSAMESGILLAMALDRYVAICDPLRYSTILTNPVVAKIGLAMVLRGGMLVLPYLLLAKQWPYCRTNIIPHTYCEHMAVVNLACADIRVSSYYGLFMAFFLSSLDLFFISLSYTQILRAIFSLPTKDARLKTFGTCVSHICVILASYIPAFFSFFTHRFGHTVPLYFHVLIANMYLLVPPMLNPIIYGVRTKQIRNRLLRLFII from the coding sequence atgtcagattccaacacaaccaacttcaccaacccctccaccttcatcctgctgggcattcctggcctggaggcagcccacatatggatctccatccccttctgtgccatgtacatcatagccatcttggggaacttcaccatcctcttCACTGTGAAGATGGAGCCAAAACTCCAGgtgcccatgtactatttcctctgcatgctggccgtcaCCGACCTCGTCCTATCTACGTCCATCCTGCCCAAAACACTGaacatcttctggttcaattccagggagatcgatttcaATGCCTgcttcacccagatgtacttcattcactttTTCTCAGCTATGGAGTCTGGAATCCTCTTGGCCATGGCTttggatcgctacgtggccatctgtgatcctctgagatattccaccatcctgacaaaccccGTGGTTGCCAAGATCGGCCTGGCCATGGTGCTGCGTGGTGGCATGCTTGTTTTGCCCTATCTCCTCCTGGCGAagcagtggccatattgcagaaccaacatcatcccccacacgTACTGTGAGCACATGGCCGTAGTAAATCTGGCCTGTGCTGACATCCGtgtcagtagttactatggcctcTTTATGGCCTTCTTTCTGTCCAGtctggatttattttttatttccttgtcctatacccagatcctcagggccatcttcagcctccccacaaaggacgcccggctcaagacttttgggacctgtgTCTCCCACATCTGTGTCATCTTAGCCTCTTACATCCCAGCTTTCTTCTCCTTCTTTACGCACCGATTTGGCCACACTGTGCCCCTGTATTTCCACGTTCTCATTGCCAACATGTAcctcctggtgccccccatgctgaaccccatcatctacggggtgaggaccaaacagatacggaacaggctgctccggctctttatcata